AGTCTTTCCTTTGATCACCGTTTGGTTGACGGTGCCTTAGCAGCGCAGTTCCTGCAATGCATTAAAGGCTATTTGGAAGACCCGATGGGCATGCTTCTATAAGACCATGAGACAGGAATGGACTCTCTGCGACCTGGGCTGTGTGGAATATCACGCAGCCTGGGATCTGCAGGAACGGCTGCAACAAGAACGACGTAGAAACGAGCGTTCCGATACGCTGCTGGTAGTGCGGCATCCGCCGGTGTTTACAATTGGCAGAGCAGGCAGCCGCCAGCACATTCTGGCGTCGGAAGAAGTATTGAAAACTGAAGGTATTCGCGTGTGGGAAGTGGATCGCGGCGGTGACGTAACCTATCATGGTCCCGGTCAAATTGTAGTCTATCCTATTTTGGATTTGAGGCAGTACGGTCAAGATTTGCATGCCTATGTACGCAGTCTGGAGGAAGCGATTATTCGTACGGTTGGAGCTTTTGGTGTGCCGGCGCGGCGGGAAGCGGGATTGAC
This genomic window from uncultured Anaeromusa sp. contains:
- the lipB gene encoding lipoyl(octanoyl) transferase LipB; this translates as MRQEWTLCDLGCVEYHAAWDLQERLQQERRRNERSDTLLVVRHPPVFTIGRAGSRQHILASEEVLKTEGIRVWEVDRGGDVTYHGPGQIVVYPILDLRQYGQDLHAYVRSLEEAIIRTVGAFGVPARREAGLTGVWTDKGKIAAIGIGVKGWVSMHGIALNVRPNMNHFRMIVPCGISGRSVDWLAQWQEGVVEAAVQECLLQNLADVLDATYEEEGFHETAAAGMAKNQGA